The Alosa sapidissima isolate fAloSap1 chromosome 5, fAloSap1.pri, whole genome shotgun sequence genome has a window encoding:
- the LOC121708399 gene encoding olfactory receptor 1M1-like yields the protein MLNLRAAFSNGTLIHPPGFYVVGFTAMPHANLYLIFLGVIYVLTVLFNCCILCIIWLDHKLHTPKFLAVANLAVVDILFSSCLIPSMLKTFLFKDGFVPFNLCLVQMGVYYCCSSLESFSLAVLAYDRLIAICIPLRQHAINTNTNMLCILGTVWAFCVAIVIFSTTIMKRLTFCGSVQVNSYFCDYSPVYRLSCNNYSLQWATAVTLSIIILFGPLTFIVVSYGSILIAVFRMKNVGNRYKALATCTEHLILVAIFYVPTLTLYIIGFFLYRPDPDIRMVTLSMSACMPPCLNPVVYSLKTKEIKSKAQSMFCKTTVRPENKQKP from the coding sequence ATGCTGAACCTCAGAGCAGCTTTCTCAAATGGCACTCTCATCCACCCTCCAGGGTTTTACGTGGTTGGATTCACAGCCATGCCACACGCCAATCTCTATCTCATTTTCCTGGGTGTGATTTATGTACTCACTGTTCTGTTTAACTGCTGTATTCTGTGCATCATTTGGCTTGACCATAAATTACATACTCCTAAGTTTCTGGCCGTGGCCAACCTTGCTGTGGTGGACATCCTGTTCAGTTCATGTCTCATCCCTAGCATGCTGAAGACGTTCTTGTTTAAAGATGGGTTTGTGCCGTTCAACCTGTGCCTCGTTCAGATGGGCGTTTACTACTGTTGCAGTTCACTTGAGTCCTTCTCCTTGGCAGTGCTGGCATACGACAGACTGATCGCAATCTGTATTCCTCTCAGACAACACGCcatcaacacaaacaccaacatgCTATGCATTCTGGGAACTGTCTGGGCCTTCTGCGTGGCAATAGTAATATTTTCAACAACGATAATGAAAAGACTGACGTTCTGTGGCTCTGTACAAGTGAACAGCTACTTCTGTGACTACTCTCCCGTCTACAGACTGTCCTGTAATAACTACTCACTACAGTGGGCCACTGCTGTGACCCTCAGCATTATCATCCTGTTCGGACCTCTCACCTTTATCGTGGTATCTTACGGTAGCATCTTGATAGCTGTtttcagaatgaagaatgtaggGAACCGGTACAAAGCATTGGCTACCTGCACAGAGCATCTCATACTTGTGGCCATTTTCTATGTTCCGACTTTGACTTTGTACATCATCGGGTTCTTCTTGTACCGGCCGGATCCAGACATCAGGATGGTGACGTTGTCCATGTCTGCCTGCATGCCGCCCTGCCTGAACCCTGTAGTGTATTCCCTGAAAACAAAAGAGATCAAAAGTAAAGCACAGTCAATGTTCTGTAAAACCACAGTGAGGCCTGAGAACAAACAGAAACCATGA